Sequence from the Pristiophorus japonicus isolate sPriJap1 chromosome 10, sPriJap1.hap1, whole genome shotgun sequence genome:
ccgactcctgcccctatttcttatgatgATTGcacaggatatatgacacagaaacaggccattcggtccaatagTCCATGTCATcatttatgctccatttgagcctcctcctgtctttcctcatttaactttatcagcataaccttctgttccgttctctctcatatgcttgtctagcctccccttaaatgctattcgcttcagccactccctgtagtagcaagttccacattctcaccactctttgggtatagacatttcttctgaattccctattggatttcttggtgactatcttatattgatggcctctagttatgctcttccccacaagtggaaacattctctctgtactcactctatcaaaatcctccataattttaaagacctctattaggtcacccctcagccttattttTTCAAGAGCAGAGAGACCCAGCCTTTCCTGATATGTCTACCCTCACATTTCTagtttcatccttgtaaatcttctctgtaccctctccagtgcctctatatcctttttataatatggcgaccagaactgtacgcagtgtggtctaaccaaagttcgatacaggtttcgcataacttccctacttttcaattctatacctctagaaataaaccctactgcttggtttgcttttttatggccttgctaacctgtatcagtacttttagtgatttgtgtatttgtactctgagatcccttggttcctctaccccacctagactcgcaccctccaagtaataagtgaactccctatttttcctaccaaaatgtaatacctcacatttacctgtgttgaacttcatttgccaattatatgcccattctgcaagtttattaatgctgtcctataatttgttgcagtccttctcagtattgactatcgcccctaattttgtgtcatccgcaaatttagaaattgtggttttgattccaaattctaaattgtgaatataaattgtgaacaacagtggttcccACACTAATCCTTGTGGAGCACCACTACCCACCTCTTGCCAATGTGAATAGCTatattttacccctactctctgctttctgtcttgaagccagctagcaatccattctgctacttgtcctctgactctgcattctctgatcttgttcatcagtctattacggTGTGCctaatcgaaggccttttgaaaatctagatagattacatctactgcattaccgttgtctactctctctgttacctcttcaaaaagttcaatgaggttcaagcaagacttccccttttgaaatccaagctgactattcattgttatatttttggtttccagatgttcttattttctcctttagtagagattccattatttttcctatcaccaatgttaagctgactggtctataattacctagattttaaaaaaatgcatggatacaatccatccagaccaggagtttttatcttctttgagtttgatgtttatttaatatatcccctctttttattttaaatgcacttatttgattgctaatctcatcatccaatgtcatttccacaagttctatctccctggtaaatactgaaacaatataattatttaatatttctgccatctctctatcattacctgtggtataatcctgtctatcccttaatggccctattcccatcccaaccttccttttttattgttgtgcctgtaaaagattttactattttgttttctgttctttaatcaattaatttcatagttcctctttgccttcctaattgttttttttttacttctctcctaatcttttcatattctccctcatcatgcgctcccctgctgtctatgtacttaatgtatgcctctttccttactctcaattgttcccttctggttttattcatccatggagtctcattagtggttagtttgttctttccttttagcagaatatatggttcctgcactctgttgaacaccattttaaatgtttcccattgctgttctacattgttttttgctaatattgttgcccattttattttcccaagttctattctcagccccaatGTGTCTTCTTCATATCATGTAGAGTGTAGCAAACACACACATCCATGCCCTTTAATTAGAATTTATATCAAGCTGTTGAAATTCCTTCATGTGAAGCCCTGTAACTCCATCTTTTATAGTGTGCTATTCTAGAATGCAGTAAAGCTAACTGATGTGATAAATATGTAAAATTCAATGCATTATTGTGAATGGCGCATTTATTCTCATATTTAGCCAGTTGTGGCTGTAGAACTTGGATGAAAATAAAATCGTGGAAGTGAGGGGATTGAGCTGTGAGTGCTATatacggagcaggatcgaggggccgtatggcctactcctgcttctatttcttctgttcttatgctcAAAGCTGACTCATATCTAAAATATCATGAATTTCAAGAGTTTAAAAATCCTGAGTCTTGAATCTATGGGCTCCATTTTGGCCACTAGAGATTTCTGGCATACTTGCCAGAGGTGCACCAGTTTTCCATGCTTGGAAGTGcggcaaaaatcttcgggccgatttTGGCCGCTGTCCCGAGCCTTCTAACTGCTGGTGTGGCGTGGCAACTGGGTctgtgggcggagccagcgtcctgtgctGGAAACGGTGCCGGGACACTGGACATGCGCAGTAGGATCGGGATTTGCCGTGATTGTacatgcgcagtagaatcgggtcagtgggtgagtgagagctGCAGTTTCAACTGACCGCGCATGCACAGTAGAATCGGGCTCCCGATACTTTGCCGCGTTTCTGCCCAGCCCAGCCCGCCCCTCCCTTCTCTTCAGCCTCCCGATACTTTTCCACGTTTCTGCCGAGCCCAGCAAGTCaagcctctccctccacccccacccttcTCTTCAGCCTCCCGATACTTTTCCGTGTTTCTGCCCAGCCCTTACCTTTTCTTCCCTTCAGCCTTTCGATGCATTTTTGCCAGCCGCCcatttcccaggccgaatggcctcccgtacaggccggcccgctgccttccccggcaGAGTTCAATTCAAGGTAAGATTTACTacaattatttatttgttattcaattgtttacctgagttctttatttttattgagttatttcaactttcatttgcaatgtttggtgcttggatgCAGGTCCTTCCATACTTTACCTGcgacgatttcttaactgcccgcaaggtttttcagagctggccacatacgccgacttaagttgatttggagtaacttttagctggccagaatGGCCAAAACTGCCGAAAGTGGCTGGGAACgcacccttttaaaaaaaaacctgaactaaaaaaaatagtacgtaactgagttactctggaccaagttgattggggaaaatgacattttttaacttacgccagaaaaaccaacttactccaaaaaaattggagcaagtcatggcccgtTAGGTGGTTATTCACAGATTTGAAAATTGTATATGATAATGACTAGATGTACTGTGTACTGCTTCACTGATATACAATTACAATATTGTCTGTGTTCTATTGGCTATAATTTAATTTTGTATCTGACCTCAGAAGATAAAACAGCACTCGGAGTCAGTAAAACAGAACTGTGCACATGTTACACACAATGTTATTTCTCTACCATAAATAGTGTGGtatgtttattttatttaatttaattagaTTAACATTTCAGGTGAGGATTTATATCAGAATGGCTAGTTAGAAAGAAATAGCTAAAGTTCGGTACTTCTAACTATGCAAAACAGTAAAAGTATGTCTTTAGATCACGTTACCTGTATCTCCTTTCTCCCCCGTAGAGCCATCCCGCCCATCCCGTCCAGGCATGCCATTATGACCAGGATTTCCCGGAATTCCAGGATGTCCACCTAAACATGTCTCCTTTCTGTGCACCTCAGTGTTCACCAGGGTGATCAGTACAAATAGTGACCAAATCGGCATTCTGGATTCAGATCCTCAATATCAGGGTTTTCACAGTAAAACTCTAATGATAATAATCACAACAATTTCAGTACAGGGCACAAATCTAAAGAAACAAGCAAAAGACTTAATAACAAATATTATTGCAAAATTATTTCTAAATGGTTTGATATGTGAATAAAGGTTAATTATGAGATAACTGCCTTGCAAGGAGATATATTCAAACATATTTAACAGATCTGAtgatgaatggttaaaccagttattAAAACAAGTGATGAAAAAAAGGCCAAACCAGGTGGATCAACTGGTATGGGAGAGATTAAAGATTTTGcttggacaagggcatcaaaggtggacatgatggaatggaatggaatggttAAGCAGATCAATGGCTGCAGAACTCTTGTTGTAAATAGAGAGCAAAAGGCGAGGCAGTTGGGAATTAGCAAGTGCAGTTGTAAATGATTTAGGGGAGAGATTTTTCCAagatggacacagaaggaagtgaggTTGGTAGGGGGATGTGGGtttgagggatacaaggaagtggttcAAGATGATCTTGTCTGTCAGAGAGACCACGGGAGATGGCAAGCTGAAAGAGGTGGCCATGGATACAGGAAGATCAGGTAGatatggagggagaggtttagggaaaaaAGAAAGAGCTCGACTTTCCACTTCGAtcactagggcccaaaaaatgggcgaagttccagccttagcgatgtttcagctctcaggatcgctGCAACGTCGCCCATTTTTCGGATTGCAACTTTCGGCATTTTCTTTCcggcgatagcccagtgatagctcagcgatgtggattgggccttagcgatgcaaaatgggccccagcgatgtggaaggcaaggcatccCTAGCAATGGTCTTTCTGCACATgcgttttttttgcaaagaagttttCCCGCAATTCGGGAGGGTCCGGGATCATCCAGGTATGCGCATTAggcaaagggaaggagagagagacagagacaaaaataaaaatcaataaTCCAGAGAAATATGTCCAACCTGGAAGAGTCGGCGGAGAGtggccaggatgtggaggggagtaggagagcaaaacccttctccgacgaggccaacgaggccctcgtccaggaggtgcactcgcGGTGGGGACAATTaaaggggtgggcatgggaaacctccacccggaCATATCGGAAAATTTGGGGTGAGATTGCTGATGTGGTGTACTCGGTGTCCCACAAACCGAGGGGATCAGACcaatgccgcaagaggtggaacggcttggttgcttcggcaagagtaagtattaaatagattttaaattctaatgatccactgaatatgtaaatctgccagattgaaattaagctgggtattcttgtgtagattccctgctaagatttggacagggttctgaacctgcgccctttaagtctaattttggcaccgtctccttttgggttacgtagGTGGATGGGGCAcggctgagcactgaggggtccggtcaccttcacCCACACTGTGTCAgtttctccggctgctgtcacttacacagtgacccagcctggactgggggagagctgccctggctcaccgtCTGccttgggacactttgggacattagctcctgtcattgccgagctcaccagctatcctgattTCCCCCTCACCCCGCACACCCAGGGGCCCTCAGGGAGACTGTAgtagagatgtttgtgtcaagcgttAGATACTAAACATGATCTTTGTTATaatcatgcatcaattgtggatacaaacgctgttagcatataacgttggaaactgttgtctttccatgatattaccTAATCAATTAgaatatgccatgctcttgtcacctttgcagaggaagatatttaaGAATCAGGCTGAGCGCAGACGCACGGGAGGAGACCCTGCCCAGCTCAACATCCTAACGGACCTCGGGGAACatgcagcagcacttgtgggcacccacagttgcttggccaccacccgtggtggtgcagatccctcccttgcgtcacgtaagtaatgtgtaaagcagtggtaattcaaagtaatgtaacggcatttcattataatatatgaatgatgtcatgttatgcatgaagcttctgtactactctcaggttaacaacataagaacataagaaataggagcaggaataggccacccggcccctcgaattccacatagatgtactaccatatgatgtaatAATACGTAACATCTCTTGGTTCCCAATTATTGCAGTACtgttgctcctcctacgtatgcccgcgcagcgcaagaatgtgtacccttctgttctaataagctcaataagctcaattgtgttttgcaggtccaactcCGCAGGCACAAAGGGAGGCTGCACCTGTCCCTGTCCCCTTACAGGTGATTatcaccacgggtggtgaggagACTACGGAgccagaggaggagatggagacCGAGGAGGATGTCCCTTGCATCACGTCAACTGTTGCACCTGCAGCCACATCGTCAGCTTCAACTTCAACAGAAGAAGTAGTGAGCCCAAGCAGCTTACAGCAGGCGACCCCAATGCGTCcaacagtgcccacgccgaccccacgcAGGTTGAGTCAGCAAGGTCGGCACGCGCTGTGACGAGCAGATTCTAAGGCGGACATGACCACACTGTGCAGGGAGAGCATCGACctgagtcgagagctcctccaggtgatTAACGGGAACATCGCCACAATGTCCGCTCACACATCGGAGGGTATCGAACGCATGGTTGTGCCAATGGGCCGGCAGACCACCGCCATCAATGCCATCCGGCATGTGGTAATGACGGGAGACAGCACTGCACTCCAGGGTGCCGTCccaccagcacagatgcgagtcaggaggaagaacttccttctggcttggAAATCGTTTTGTCAGAAACAtcttctcctccaccaccccctgagaggatcctgccactgtcaccccacccccccccccctccccccacccccaacctgggCAGCATGCCTTGAGATCATTTACTGTAAGTCGTGCAGGCTGTGGGATTAAAATGGGGGCGTAGGtcatgggcgggggggggtgggggttggatctggagggaagtgtggccacaggtagggaggggggattgttattgttgctgttgttattaaAAATATGTTGAATGTTGGGAGGGTGTTTGTTGAAttttattgttgggtgactgttgggggcgggggggggggcagggaggttattttttaaaaaattatacaTTTTTAAAAGTATTATTTGAAATGTTACAATTGTCGTGCACTgacttctaataacataaggtataACATGAATACAATTCTTAGAAAACAAtgaccaggccaggcaaggatgaaacataacgcaactgcaactgtcactgtaactgtcaccaatgtaagttcacgcaaatcgttcatttatgagctgctgccgcaagagttttgcagctgcgtaactcccatgggGCCTTTCCAGTCTTGTGGGTGGGGCTGGGTGTGAGGGCATGGGTtcgtcgccaggctgattgtcctccccaaggtcctcgtcattctcttccccctccatttctcgccgatattgcgtgtggctatatggctttcgttgtagtgcttctcagcttctgtctggggattacgcaggggatcatgagccagctggcaaagccatatcctttatcccccagcatccagccatgaccttgtggctgactcttaaacaggtcagagacagtgctctcacgcaagatgtgcatgtcatgaatgctgcctggaaaatttgcatttactgccatgattatttggttggggtcgacaacgagctgcacattcagggagtggaatccctttcggttacaaaacacctccgcatcctgtaaaggtgctctcagggtgatgtgcgtacagtctattgctcccttggggaagtttgctattctcaagaaacccagagccctctcggtgtgtgcctccctggtcatagggaagcttataaagtccatcctgcgtgcgtaaagggcttcagtcacctgtcgaatggagctatGTGTGGCGTGCTGTGAGATACCACAAATGTTGCCAGAtcaggcctgaaaggagcctgatgcatagagGGAAAGTGCCGCAGgtgcttaacctcaacgggcagtgtggtcctgatggtgttggtaggctgcagatctcccttaatgagccggcatatctcagtgatgacctcctttctgaagcacagcctcctaaggcacgtgttatcggacaagttcaggtatgatcgcttttccctgtaagtgcgtcggtgTAAGATCTTCTCCGCAGTTGTCTGCcgccttcaatataccttctcccatcttcagtctgcagcatgtgattagtgaccaataccagtagagaagttacagaccccatcactattgctataaatgccctaaatttgtcctcaataaatagaaatgtgagcagatgattgtcaaagagtcaataaggcccttaaaataactcacaaattaattctcctcataagccccttcttcaagcagcctctcacttcctccgatgttcaaaatggcgtccgtagtgccgagtcctgCGGAACAGTGCCAgttgg
This genomic interval carries:
- the LOC139275159 gene encoding spore germination protein 270-11-like isoform X2; this encodes MASRTGRPAAFPGRVQFKRKIFKNQAERRRTGGDPAQLNILTDLGEHAAALVGTHSCLATTRGGADPSLASRPTPQAQREAAPVPVPLQVIITTGGEETTEPEEEMETEEDVPCITSTVAPAATSSASTSTEEVVSPSSLQQATPMRPTVPTPTPRRLSQQGRHAL
- the LOC139275159 gene encoding uncharacterized protein isoform X1; translated protein: MASRTGRPAAFPGRVQFKRKIFKNQAERRRTGGDPAQLNILTDLGEHAAALVGTHSCLATTRGGADPSLASRPTPQAQREAAPVPVPLQVIITTGGEETTEPEEEMETEEDVPCITSTVAPAATSSASTSTEEVVSPSSLQQATPMRPTVPTPTPRRLSQQEEIVEKPGRAEADWRRTGKPLPTDRLRGPGVV